In the Corynebacterium jeikeium genome, GTGGTTGGAACGGATGGTTCGTACGTGAGCCTTCATTGTTCTTCTCCAATCTCAGGTGGGTGTGTAGGTGACTTGCGGGCCAGCCGTGTAAAACCCAGTCGAGCGCGTGAGCTGAGTGAGTACTCGTTTAAGGGATCGTTCGTATAGCCCGGAGCGTTTCTAGGTACGCAAAAAGCCCTGTATCAAATGGCCGGAAAACCTCCGGCGGATACAGGGCTAGCTCTATTTAGTTTTCAGTGCTAGAAGGCGCTTACAAAGGCGCCCCTTGAGTCAGCTTTACTGCTGGGCTACTACTGAGCTACTGCTGGGCTACTGCTGGGCTATTTCTGGGCAGCCTCGTAGCGCTTTGCAACCTCGTCCCAGTTGAAGACGTTCCAAACAGCCTTTACGTAGTCTGCCTTAACGTTCTTGTACTGCAGGTAGAAAGCGTGCTCCCACATATCCAGCAGCAGCAGCGGGGTCAGGTTGATGGACAGGTTGCCCTGCTGGTCGGTCATCTGCTCGATAACCAGGCGGCCAGCGATGTGGTCGTAGCCCAGGACTGCCCAGCCGGAGCCCTGCAGGCCCAGAGCAGCGCCGTTGAAGTGCTCCTGGAATGCCTCGAAGGAGCCGAAGTCGCGGTTGATAGCCTCAGCCAGCTCGCCGGTCGGCTCGCCGCCACCGTTCGGGGAGAGGTTCTTCCAGAACAGGGAGTGGTTGGTGTGGCCACCCAGGTTGAACGCCAGGTCCTTGGACAGTGCGGTAACTACGCCAGCGATGGAGCCGTCCTTGCGTGCAGCCTCCAGCTTTTCGAGGGCAGCGTTAGCGCCGTTAACGTAGTTCTGGTGGTGCTTGGTGTGGTGCAGCTCCATGATCTCGCCGGAGATGTGGGGCTCCAGAGCGTCGTATGCGTAATCCAGTTCGGGGAGTTCGTACTTAGCCATAGTTTTTAAAGTTCCTTTCACACGTCGGAAGTGCTTATGACAACAAGTGTGACGCGAAAATATAGTTCCTGCAAGGTTTTCTATTAGGAACTTTTTATTTATTGACGCTATATCTCAAAAGTTCAAACATCAGAAATTCTTGAGGTGAGCGTGTCTGAGCGTAGCGCTATCCTGGCCGTGGGCGTCAAAGAGAACGCAGGCACCTACAGGGCAACCAAAAGGAAGAAGGCCACCATGACTGCTCCACAACCGCACACCATTACACCCCCGACCCCCGGCTCCAAGATCGTGCTCATTGGAGCGGGTGACGTCGGCATCGCCTACGCATACACCCTGGTCAATCAAGGTTTGACCGACCACCTGGCAATCATCGACCTGGATGAGCGCAAGACCTGGGGCCACGTACAGGACCTCAACCACGCAGTGCCGTGGTCCCACCACAACACCCGCGTGACAGTCGGCACCTACGAGGACTGCCGCGATGCCGCGATGGTCTGCATCTGCGCGGGCGCGGCGCAGAAGCCGGGGGAGACTCGACTGGACCTCGTTGCCAAGAACACCGCAATCTTCAAGACGATCGTCGGCGACGTGATGGAACACGGCTTCAACGGTATCTTCCTGGTCGCCAGCAACCCGGTGGACATTTTGAGCTACGCGACGTGGAAGTTCTCCGGCATGGACTCCAGCCGCGTGATCGGCTCCGGCACGATTCTGGATACCGCGCGCTTCCGCTATGCGCTGGGCCGCTACTTCGACCTCGCGCCGACCTCCGTGCACGCCTACGTGATCGGCGAGCATGGAGATACTGAGTTGCCGGTGCTTTCTGCCGGTTCGGTGGCGGGTACCTCCATCCGCCACCGGCTGGAGAAGATGGGTGAGTCTGCCGACGAGGACGTCGACGAGATCTTCGTGAAGACCCGTGACGCGGCCTACGAAATCATCCAGGCCAAGGGCTCCACCAGCTTCGGCATTGGCATGGGGCTGGCTCGCATTACCCAGGCGGTGTTCAGCAACCAGGATGTCGTGCTGCCGATCTCCACCCTTTTGCAGGGTGAGTACGGTTTCGAGGACATCTACATCGGCACCCCTGCGGTGGTTAACCGCCAGGGTGTGCGCCACGCTGTGGAGCTGCAACTGGATGCCGAGGAAAAGGAGAGGTTCGACCACTCCGCGAATGTGCTGCGCAAGGTAATGGGCGAGGCCGGGCTGATTTAGGCCGGGCGGCTTTAAGCAGCGCTGCATTTAAGTAAACAATAAGTGAAACTTGGAGGCTGCGGGGCGTGCGCGGATGCCGGTTGCACGCTGGCGCATTACAAATAGAGGGTATGAGAATCGTCGCCCACCGCGGAGCCTCCAAGGAACGCCCAGAACACACCCTGGCAGCCTATGAACTGGCCGAGCAACGAGGCGCGGACGGCTTCGAATGCGACATTCGCCTGACCCGCGACGGGGAGCTCGTCTGCCTGCACGACCGCACAATTGACCGGGTGGCGGTGGACAAACCCGCGAAATCCAGTGGTGTGGTCAGCGAGATGACATTGGCGCAGCTGCGGGAACTGAATGTCGGAACTCCCGAGGAACCCGCGCAGGTGCTTACTCTGCGCGAACTTCTGACCTTCTTTAACGACGTGAACTCCTCGCGGATCGACGCCAAGCAGGAGCACAGCCAGAGGGCGGAGGCGGCTGGTGCTGAAGAGGGGGCGTCACTAAAGAAAGACATCTTTATCGAGACCAAGCACCCGAACCGCTACGGCCCCAAGGTCGAGCACGCCCTGCACTACGAACTGCAGCGGGCGCACCTGGCGGAGAGCGCGCATGTGCACCTGATCAGCTTCAGCCCGCAATCGCTGGTGCGTTTCAAGATGATCAATCCAGCGGTCCACCGTATCCTGTTGCGACGCGAGTACCAGCGGATGCTCAACCCGGGACTGGAGGCACTACATGTTGTGGACGCCCACGGCTTGTCGGTCGCACGTGGTCGGATTCGCCCCGACATTATCGGCCGCTTTGGCGATGGAACCTACGTGTGGACTGCCGACAAGGAAGACGAGGTGCGGTGGGCGGCGCGCCAGGGCGTGACCTGGCTGGCAACGAACTACCCCGGGCGGGCACGGATGTGGCGCGACAGCGAGCTAGGGCTGGACAAGCTGGGGCCCGAAAGGTTGAGGGTAGCCAGCGAAACCAGTGCTTCTGCGTTTTCCTTGGTGCAGCCAGGTACAATTAACGACCGTGGCTAAGAAGAAAAAGAACCAAGACAACCTGCCCGAGGGCATGAGCCGCCGCCAGGCGAAGCTCGCCGCCCGCGCCGCGGAGCGCGCGAAGCTGCAGAAGGATCCGCGTCCCTTTGATGGTTTCGCCATGGAGGCCGACCTCATCGCCCTGCAGGAATTCGTCCCCTCGGCGCACTTTGTCGCCGACGTGAAGGACTCTGAGCACAAGATCTCCGTCGTTACCGTTCTGCCCGGTGCGGTTGCAGCGCTGCGCCGCTCGGAGGAAGACGGCGGCGAGGCTTTTGTTGCACTGCAGACTCAGCGTCGTGGTGACAACCCGAACCGCGACCTGGCATACGCCCTGAACTGGGTAAAGCAGGCCGAGCCGGGGCAGTCCTTGGAGGTCGGAGTGGCCGACGGTACCGAGCCCGCCCTGGCGGACATCCTGAACAAGGATGCAGCCTCGGAGATCACCGTCGCTCAGGACTTCGGCTGGTGGCTGACCGAGGAAAACCGCAACAACCCGCAGATTGCTGCTACGCTGCAGCGCGCTAACGACTCCGTGCTGCCCTCTGAGCGTGTGGAGGCGGATATCAAGGGCGCCGCGTGGTGGATCGACCCGTCCGACAAGGCGCACATCCGCTGGGTTCGCCAGGAGCGTGAGGAGGAGCTGCTGAACGCACTGGCTCGCCTGCACGCCGCTGGTGAACTAAACCTGGGCGAGGGCTCCAAGTTCGCCGGTGTATTCCGTACTCACGGCATCCTGGTTCCGGTGTGGGACCTGGACCGCAGTCGCGAGGCCGCTTCCTGGAAGGAAGGGCTGGAGGCTCTGGACTCGAAGATCGAGGAAGCCCTGGCTAAGGATGCTCAACTGACCGCCGATGAGCAGAAGGCTAAGCAGACCATTCAGTCTCGAGAGGTCACCATCCGCTAGTAGCCGCTGGTTAGCGGCTAGCCCTGACTAGCCTCTCGCTAACGCAGCTTCGCGAACATCTCCTCTGCGCCGGCATCGTCCCACAGTGCGACGTTGCCGGCGTAAGTGTCTTCGTAGCCCGCGATGGGCACAGTCTCCTGCTTTGCACCACCGGCCATGGCCAGCCCCAACGAGGCGAGGTTCCACACGTGGTCGTCCTCGTTGACTGTCATGTTGGCGCTGAGGGCATCGGCGACCTTCAGGTTTTTAAACGGGTTCAACAGGGTGCCGGGGGACTTGATTTTCTTGGACAGCGCGGCCAGGAACTTGCGCTGGCGCTCCACGCGGTCCAGGTCGCCCTGGGCCGAGGTGTAGCGTGAGCGAACATAACCCAGTGCGGTCGGCCCATCCAGTTCCTGGCAGCCCGCCTGCAGGTTGATGCCTGCCATCGGATCCTCCAAGGGTTCATCCAGGCACATTTCCACGCCACCAACTGCGTCTACGACATTGGCAAAACCACCGAAGCCGATCTCTGCGTAATGGTCTAGGTGGATGCCCGTCGCCTGCTCTACGGTCTGCTGCAGTAGCGCCGGTCCACCGATAGAAAACGCTTGGTTGAGCTTGTTCTTTCCGTTGCCGGGGATGTCGACCCAGCTGTCGCGCGGCAGCGATAGCATGGTTGCCTCCCCGCCGAAGCGGGGGATGTGTACCACCATGATCGTGTCTGTGCGTCCCACCGAATCGTTTAGCTCTCCGGCCATGAGGCGGTCGGCATCTTCCTTGCTTAGGCCAGCGCGGGAATCCGAACCAACCAGCAGCCAGTTGGTGCCGGAGGTTCCACCCAGGCGACCGTCGTAATCCTGCAGAGCATCGGTGCGTTGCAGTTTCGTATCGATCCACACTGCCGCACCGATGCTAAAGGCCAGCACGATGACCAACAGCAGGCCTAGTGCCTTGAAGAAACCGAAGCGCTTGCGCCTCTTCGGTCGCGAGGCAGTCAGCCCACGGGGGCGCCGAGTGGAGCGCGGGGGTTCGCCTCCGCCAGAGCGAGCTCTGCCAGGACGCTCGGTGTAGCCGCCGAATTGCGGTTCGCCGAAAGGCTGCCCCGGCTGCGGTCGGTAGCCCCGGTTAGCATCAAGGCCGACATCGCGCGGCGGAATCGGCTCGGCTCGGCGGTAGCGCGGCCGTTCGGGTTGCTGCGGGATCTCGCGGCGTTGGGGTTCACTGTGCTCGGCGGGGCCGCTGTTGCTGGGAGGGATGACGCCCTTACGCACCGGCCGCCCGTAGCGGTCCAGTAGGGGCTTGCCGTGCCGATCCCGGGCGATCTCCGTACCTCCGGCGCCATCCGTTCCACCGGAATTGTTGGCGGGGCGGCGGGAGCCGAAATTATCGCGAGAATTCATGGGGACAATAATAACGGGTTCCGGGGACAGCACTCGTGTCAATGCAGTGGCAAAGCAGTACTAGAACAGCACGGCGTAGCCGACGAAAGCGAAGGTATCGATCAGGCCGTGGCCGATCACGAGGGGCCAGATCCGCCCGGTTCGCTTGAAGTACCACAGGTAGATAACCCCCATGATGATGTTGCCCAGCCCGGCGGAATACCCCTGGTAGAGGTGGTAACTACCGCGAAGCAGAGAGCTGGCGGCGAACACCCAAGCCCAGCTAATACGCAGCTGCCGCAAGCGGGTGCTGAGCCAAGCCACGACAACCAATTCCTCAGCGAATCCATTGGCCCAGGAGTTCACTATCAGCAACGGGATCCGCCACCAGGATTCGTCCAAGCCCGTTGGCACTACCTGCTTCGAAAGCCCTAAATGTACCGCGCCGAAGTAAAACGCCAGCCCCGGCAGCCCGATAATCGCGGCCAGCCCTGCCCCATGCAGCCAATCACGGCTTCGCAGTCGCCAAGTGTGCACCAACGCCGGAGTGGGCAAGTGTCGCAACAGCAGGAATATCGCCAATCCGCCCCAGGCGAAAAGCACGCCGCTGGAGAGCAGTTGCAGTAGCGGATCCAACCACGGCAGCACCGATTGTGTTTGGTTGAGCGTGGCCTTCTGCTCATTGAGCGCCTCCGGGCTAACGGTTGCCTCCACCAGTCGGGCGATGGCGCGTAACCCAGAGGTGCCGAAGGTGATGCTCAGGACGAGCAGCAACTCCCACCGCAGTGCTGTGCGGTTATCGGCGCTAGTGCTCATGGCTGTGGTTGTGGCTGTGGTTGTGACTGTGGCTGTTGTCGGGTTTGGAACGAAAATCCAAGGCTTCGATATCGCCCGGAACCGCAACGCTGAGATTTTCGACGGGCAGGCGCGAGGCGGCGTCCATAATAAAGGCGGCGAGGGAAAGCAGTGTCGCGGCGCTCGTGCGATTACCTACCGCGCCCAGCATCAGGGCGATCGGCCAGCGGCCGGGCACGCGCTCTGGGGCGACGAGCGGCAGCGTGACGGCCGCCCAGCCCGTCAGGTTCCACAGGGTGCCCCACGGGGTCCAGGCGGTTTGTGCCCAGAAGTTATCGGCGGGTTTGAGCTGCGAGAACGCACCGGGAGGTGGAGGTGCGCAGGCGAGCGTCGGTGTGGCGATCACGTCGAAATGCGGCCAAGCCCGTTGTGGGTCTAGCCCGACTATTTGTTGTTCTAATTGTTGACGCCGCCATTTCGGCACCTGGCGGCCTTCCTCCCGCAGCCATGAAGTGATGGGCGACAGCGTGCCCGGCAGGTCCGCGCAGCGGGAGGCAATGAGGTCGCGGAAGAGTTGGAAAGTGGCCGGCGAATAGGGGGCGGGCGCCTGGCTTACGGATTCTACGAGCGGGTGCGTGGTGGCCAGCGCCGTGGCCGCGGCAGTGGCGGCGGCAATCTCCGGGGAGACGACGCTGCGGGTGTGGAAGGGCTGGTTGGTGTAGCCGATGCGTAGAGGCTGTTGCGGTTGAGTGGGCTCCAGGTGCAGCGTGTCCGTATCCGGCGCGGGTAGACCGTAAGCGCGGGCGGTGGTGGGAAGGTCGGAAGCGATAAATCCCTGGGCGACCGGCGTAAAAGAGCCGAACCGATGGTTGTGGGCGGGCTTCAACGCCGCGAGGCCGCAGCACGCCGCAGGAATGCGTATTGAGCCGCCGCCGTCGGTGGCGTGGGCGATGTTCACCAGGCCGCGGGCGACGGCCGTGGCGGCCCCGCCGGAGGAACCGCCGACCATCATCGCGGAGTTCAACGGGTTGACGGGCTGGGGCATGCCGACGGGCTCGGTATAGGCGGTAGTACCGTACTCCGCGGAGGAAGACGCGCCGACAAGCGTGGCGCCGCTGACCAGCAGGCGGTGGGCGGCCGTGTCGTGGTAGTTAGCTACGAAGCTGTGGTGGACCGAACCCATCGTCGTCACCTCGCCCGCCACCTGCTGAAGATCCTTGATCAGCACCTCCTCGCCGCCGAGAGGAAGGTCCGGGTGACTGCGCAGGAAGTCGTAACTGTGGGGGTTGTCGTAGACGCGGGCGACGCCCAATTGTGCATTGCTTAGACCCGTATCGCGCCGGGCGCGGGCGAGGCGAGCAGCGAAAGTACTGGACTGGTCGGGCGTGCGGTTCATTGCCCCCAAGGATATACCTAGGGTGGAGCTGGGAGACGTCTTCTCCGGGAAACGCAGGGAAACTCAGGGAAACGCAGGGAATTGCGAGGAATCGGTGGTCGGGTTCTCCACTAGACTGGCTGCATGAGTGGTTGCATGAGTAAATCTTCTGGGCATGATGCCTCTGGACGCGTCGCATTCCTCGGCCCCGAAGGAACCTTCACCGAAGAGGCACTGAAGCAGTTCAAGCAGCTCGGCGCGGTGCCGGAGGAAGCCACCGAGATTCCCGTCACCTCCCCACGGATGGCGCTGGACATGGTGCGTGACGGCGAGGCCGACTACGCCTGCGTGGCGCTGGAAAGCTCCGTTGACGGGCCGGTCTCGCAAACGGAAGACGCTCTGACCTACGGCAAGCCACTGCAGATCTACCGCGAGGTACTAGTCCCAGTGGTGTTCTC is a window encoding:
- a CDS encoding DUF5926 family protein, with protein sequence MSRRQAKLAARAAERAKLQKDPRPFDGFAMEADLIALQEFVPSAHFVADVKDSEHKISVVTVLPGAVAALRRSEEDGGEAFVALQTQRRGDNPNRDLAYALNWVKQAEPGQSLEVGVADGTEPALADILNKDAASEITVAQDFGWWLTEENRNNPQIAATLQRANDSVLPSERVEADIKGAAWWIDPSDKAHIRWVRQEREEELLNALARLHAAGELNLGEGSKFAGVFRTHGILVPVWDLDRSREAASWKEGLEALDSKIEEALAKDAQLTADEQKAKQTIQSREVTIR
- a CDS encoding glycerophosphodiester phosphodiesterase encodes the protein MRIVAHRGASKERPEHTLAAYELAEQRGADGFECDIRLTRDGELVCLHDRTIDRVAVDKPAKSSGVVSEMTLAQLRELNVGTPEEPAQVLTLRELLTFFNDVNSSRIDAKQEHSQRAEAAGAEEGASLKKDIFIETKHPNRYGPKVEHALHYELQRAHLAESAHVHLISFSPQSLVRFKMINPAVHRILLRREYQRMLNPGLEALHVVDAHGLSVARGRIRPDIIGRFGDGTYVWTADKEDEVRWAARQGVTWLATNYPGRARMWRDSELGLDKLGPERLRVASETSASAFSLVQPGTINDRG
- a CDS encoding L-lactate dehydrogenase; its protein translation is MTAPQPHTITPPTPGSKIVLIGAGDVGIAYAYTLVNQGLTDHLAIIDLDERKTWGHVQDLNHAVPWSHHNTRVTVGTYEDCRDAAMVCICAGAAQKPGETRLDLVAKNTAIFKTIVGDVMEHGFNGIFLVASNPVDILSYATWKFSGMDSSRVIGSGTILDTARFRYALGRYFDLAPTSVHAYVIGEHGDTELPVLSAGSVAGTSIRHRLEKMGESADEDVDEIFVKTRDAAYEIIQAKGSTSFGIGMGLARITQAVFSNQDVVLPISTLLQGEYGFEDIYIGTPAVVNRQGVRHAVELQLDAEEKERFDHSANVLRKVMGEAGLI
- a CDS encoding CPBP family intramembrane glutamic endopeptidase, whose product is MSTSADNRTALRWELLLVLSITFGTSGLRAIARLVEATVSPEALNEQKATLNQTQSVLPWLDPLLQLLSSGVLFAWGGLAIFLLLRHLPTPALVHTWRLRSRDWLHGAGLAAIIGLPGLAFYFGAVHLGLSKQVVPTGLDESWWRIPLLIVNSWANGFAEELVVVAWLSTRLRQLRISWAWVFAASSLLRGSYHLYQGYSAGLGNIIMGVIYLWYFKRTGRIWPLVIGHGLIDTFAFVGYAVLF
- a CDS encoding amidase family protein, with product MNRTPDQSSTFAARLARARRDTGLSNAQLGVARVYDNPHSYDFLRSHPDLPLGGEEVLIKDLQQVAGEVTTMGSVHHSFVANYHDTAAHRLLVSGATLVGASSSAEYGTTAYTEPVGMPQPVNPLNSAMMVGGSSGGAATAVARGLVNIAHATDGGGSIRIPAACCGLAALKPAHNHRFGSFTPVAQGFIASDLPTTARAYGLPAPDTDTLHLEPTQPQQPLRIGYTNQPFHTRSVVSPEIAAATAAATALATTHPLVESVSQAPAPYSPATFQLFRDLIASRCADLPGTLSPITSWLREEGRQVPKWRRQQLEQQIVGLDPQRAWPHFDVIATPTLACAPPPPGAFSQLKPADNFWAQTAWTPWGTLWNLTGWAAVTLPLVAPERVPGRWPIALMLGAVGNRTSAATLLSLAAFIMDAASRLPVENLSVAVPGDIEALDFRSKPDNSHSHNHSHNHSHEH
- a CDS encoding superoxide dismutase; translation: MAKYELPELDYAYDALEPHISGEIMELHHTKHHQNYVNGANAALEKLEAARKDGSIAGVVTALSKDLAFNLGGHTNHSLFWKNLSPNGGGEPTGELAEAINRDFGSFEAFQEHFNGAALGLQGSGWAVLGYDHIAGRLVIEQMTDQQGNLSINLTPLLLLDMWEHAFYLQYKNVKADYVKAVWNVFNWDEVAKRYEAAQK
- a CDS encoding LCP family protein is translated as MNSRDNFGSRRPANNSGGTDGAGGTEIARDRHGKPLLDRYGRPVRKGVIPPSNSGPAEHSEPQRREIPQQPERPRYRRAEPIPPRDVGLDANRGYRPQPGQPFGEPQFGGYTERPGRARSGGGEPPRSTRRPRGLTASRPKRRKRFGFFKALGLLLVIVLAFSIGAAVWIDTKLQRTDALQDYDGRLGGTSGTNWLLVGSDSRAGLSKEDADRLMAGELNDSVGRTDTIMVVHIPRFGGEATMLSLPRDSWVDIPGNGKNKLNQAFSIGGPALLQQTVEQATGIHLDHYAEIGFGGFANVVDAVGGVEMCLDEPLEDPMAGINLQAGCQELDGPTALGYVRSRYTSAQGDLDRVERQRKFLAALSKKIKSPGTLLNPFKNLKVADALSANMTVNEDDHVWNLASLGLAMAGGAKQETVPIAGYEDTYAGNVALWDDAGAEEMFAKLR